A genomic segment from Cyanobium sp. NIES-981 encodes:
- a CDS encoding beta-ketoacyl-ACP synthase III — MALVGCGSAVPTASISNDQLSERVDTSDAWIRSRTGIAARRVAGPDEPLTAMATGAAAAALAHAGWQPEDVDLILLATSSPDDLFGTAPLVQGCLGADNAVAFDLTAACSGFLFALITAGQYIASGAVRRALVIGADQLSRWVDWDDRSTCVLFGDGAGAVAVEACEAAASGLLGFRMLSDGRRNGCLTLAQSAEHVPLLGGLTTQRGGFGAIHMNGQEVYKFAVREVPAVLGDLLEATGLRADQLDWLLLHQANQRILDAVAERFAMPRERVLSNLAAYGNTSAATIPLMLDEAVRDGRVQPGHLLASSGFGAGLSWGAALLRWSGPGTPAAG; from the coding sequence ATGGCCTTGGTGGGGTGCGGCAGCGCGGTGCCGACGGCCAGCATCAGCAACGACCAGCTGAGCGAGCGGGTCGACACCAGCGATGCCTGGATCCGCTCCCGTACCGGGATCGCGGCGCGCCGTGTCGCCGGACCCGACGAACCGCTCACCGCCATGGCCACAGGGGCCGCCGCGGCCGCCCTTGCCCATGCGGGCTGGCAGCCGGAGGACGTGGACCTGATCCTGCTGGCCACCTCGAGCCCCGACGATCTCTTCGGCACGGCCCCGCTGGTGCAGGGCTGTCTGGGGGCCGACAACGCCGTGGCCTTCGATCTCACGGCCGCCTGCAGCGGCTTTCTCTTCGCCCTGATCACCGCCGGGCAGTACATCGCCTCCGGCGCCGTGCGCCGGGCCCTGGTGATCGGTGCCGACCAGCTCAGCCGCTGGGTGGACTGGGACGACCGCAGCACCTGTGTGCTGTTCGGCGACGGGGCAGGAGCCGTGGCCGTGGAGGCCTGCGAGGCCGCCGCCAGCGGGCTGCTCGGCTTCCGCATGCTCTCCGACGGGCGTCGCAACGGCTGTCTCACCCTGGCCCAGAGCGCCGAGCACGTGCCTTTGCTCGGGGGGCTGACCACCCAGCGCGGCGGCTTCGGAGCCATCCACATGAACGGCCAGGAGGTGTACAAGTTCGCCGTGCGGGAGGTGCCGGCGGTGCTGGGCGACCTGCTGGAAGCGACGGGCCTCCGTGCCGACCAGCTCGACTGGCTGCTGCTGCATCAGGCCAACCAGCGGATCCTCGACGCGGTGGCCGAGCGGTTCGCCATGCCCAGGGAACGGGTGCTGAGCAACCTCGCCGCCTACGGCAACACCTCAGCCGCCACGATTCCCCTGATGCTGGATGAGGCCGTGCGCGATGGCCGGGTGCAGCCGGGCCATCTGCTTGCCAGCAGCGGTTTCGGCGCCGGGCTCAGCTGGGGCGCGGCCCTGCTGCGCTGGAGCGGCCCCGGCACCCCGGCCGCTGGCTGA
- the fabD gene encoding ACP S-malonyltransferase yields MGIAWVFPGQGSQKVGMAAGVLELPGGRQRFAQASAQLGRDLLAICAGEAEGDLADLNDTRNTQPALFVVESLLVDALHAQGRQPDLVAGHSLGELVALYAAGVFDAATGLELVQSRSTLMAASGGGAMTAVMGFERSELEQLVAATEGVVIANDNSSAQVVLSGTPEAVAEVSGALTCKRAIPLAVSGAFHSPCMAEAADAFARQLEAVPFAEARVPVLSNTDPTPETRGEALKARLRQQMTTGVRWRETMQRCQAEGIDTTVEIGPGSVLSGLFKRSCPGFTTAQIAGTADLGL; encoded by the coding sequence ATGGGGATTGCCTGGGTGTTTCCCGGCCAGGGTTCGCAGAAGGTGGGCATGGCTGCCGGGGTGCTGGAGCTGCCGGGGGGCCGGCAGCGCTTCGCCCAGGCTTCGGCCCAGCTGGGCCGCGACCTGCTGGCCATCTGTGCGGGCGAGGCCGAAGGCGACCTGGCTGACCTCAACGACACCCGCAACACCCAGCCGGCTCTCTTCGTGGTGGAAAGCCTGCTGGTGGATGCCCTGCACGCCCAGGGGCGGCAGCCGGATCTGGTGGCGGGCCACAGCCTCGGGGAGCTGGTGGCCCTCTACGCCGCGGGGGTGTTCGATGCCGCCACCGGGCTGGAGCTGGTTCAGAGCCGCAGCACCCTGATGGCGGCCAGCGGCGGCGGCGCGATGACGGCGGTGATGGGGTTCGAGCGTTCCGAGCTGGAGCAGCTGGTGGCGGCCACTGAGGGGGTGGTGATCGCCAACGACAACAGCAGCGCCCAGGTGGTGCTCTCCGGCACCCCCGAGGCCGTGGCCGAGGTGAGCGGAGCCCTCACCTGCAAGCGGGCGATCCCCCTGGCGGTGAGCGGCGCCTTCCATTCCCCCTGCATGGCCGAGGCCGCCGATGCGTTCGCGCGGCAACTGGAGGCCGTGCCCTTCGCCGAGGCCCGCGTACCCGTGCTGAGCAACACCGACCCGACACCTGAAACCCGCGGCGAGGCCCTCAAGGCACGCCTGCGCCAGCAGATGACCACCGGGGTGCGCTGGCGCGAAACGATGCAGCGTTGTCAGGCCGAAGGCATCGACACCACCGTGGAGATCGGGCCCGGCTCGGTGCTGAGCGGCCTGTTCAAACGCAGCTGCCCGGGCTTCACCACCGCCCAGATCGCCGGCACTGCCGACCTGGGGCTGTGA
- a CDS encoding 1-acyl-sn-glycerol-3-phosphate acyltransferase, with protein MRRRKRSEPPALIRTPKPSLVYRLISYLLVFPVYRLLFRGRTAGNAQVPQDGALVVVANHGSHLDPPLLGHALGRPVAFMAKAELFKVPILGPIIRACGAYPVSRGASDREAIRTATDRLEEGWATGVFIDGTRQENGRVNRPLPGAALLAARAGVPLLPVAILNSHRALGPGSKGLRLVPVHIRIGTPIPPPASRRRPDLEAATAACQAQINALLDQGLIGRQALPPPPGSAALPPSASDPGR; from the coding sequence CTGCGGCGCCGCAAGCGCAGCGAACCCCCGGCCCTGATCCGCACGCCGAAACCCAGCCTGGTGTACCGGCTGATCAGCTACCTGCTGGTGTTTCCGGTCTACCGGCTGCTGTTCCGGGGCCGCACCGCCGGCAATGCCCAGGTGCCCCAGGACGGGGCGCTGGTGGTGGTGGCCAACCACGGCTCCCACCTCGACCCGCCGCTCCTGGGCCATGCCCTGGGACGGCCCGTGGCCTTCATGGCCAAGGCCGAGCTGTTCAAGGTGCCGATCCTGGGCCCGATCATCCGGGCCTGCGGGGCCTATCCGGTGTCCCGCGGGGCCAGCGACCGGGAGGCCATCCGCACCGCCACCGACCGGCTGGAGGAAGGCTGGGCCACCGGCGTGTTCATCGACGGCACCCGCCAGGAGAACGGCCGGGTGAACAGGCCGTTGCCGGGAGCGGCCCTGCTGGCCGCCAGGGCCGGCGTTCCCCTGCTGCCCGTGGCGATCCTCAACAGCCACCGGGCCCTGGGCCCGGGCAGCAAGGGCCTGCGCCTGGTGCCCGTGCACATCCGCATCGGCACGCCGATCCCGCCCCCCGCCTCCCGCCGCCGCCCCGACCTGGAGGCCGCCACCGCCGCCTGCCAGGCCCAGATCAACGCCCTGCTGGACCAGGGCCTGATCGGGCGACAGGCCCTGCCGCCTCCGCCAGGCTCAGCCGCTCTGCCACCCAGCGCTTCAGATCCCGGCCGCTGA
- a CDS encoding YdcF family protein, giving the protein MPAGTGTGRRRVRRPRRSWRRCLVLTGGIGLLWLSRGWWWPAPPPPQMILVLGGDVERERRAAELAAERGLPVVVSGGSNPEYAHWLFEQRQGLAPDQVRLDYRASDTLSNFTSLVDDLRRARIRHALLVTSQDHMDRALLVGRIVAGSRGIHLTPEPVACGERCHPESRSKIWGDGLRAAVWVLSGRDLKRWVAERLSLAEAAGPVARSGPGPAGR; this is encoded by the coding sequence GTGCCGGCCGGCACGGGCACGGGCCGGCGACGGGTCCGGCGCCCCCGCCGGAGCTGGCGCCGCTGTCTGGTGCTGACCGGCGGTATCGGCCTGCTGTGGTTGTCGCGCGGCTGGTGGTGGCCGGCGCCTCCTCCTCCCCAGATGATCCTCGTGCTGGGGGGCGATGTGGAGCGGGAACGCCGGGCCGCCGAACTCGCCGCCGAGCGGGGTCTGCCCGTGGTGGTGAGCGGCGGCAGCAACCCGGAGTACGCCCATTGGCTGTTCGAGCAGCGGCAGGGTCTGGCACCGGATCAGGTGCGCCTGGACTACCGCGCCAGCGACACCCTCAGCAACTTCACCTCGCTGGTGGACGATCTGCGGCGGGCCCGCATCCGCCATGCCCTGCTGGTCACCAGTCAGGACCACATGGACCGGGCGCTGCTGGTGGGCCGGATCGTGGCCGGCAGCCGCGGCATCCATCTCACCCCCGAGCCGGTGGCCTGTGGCGAGCGCTGCCACCCCGAGAGCCGCAGCAAGATCTGGGGGGATGGCCTGCGGGCGGCCGTGTGGGTGCTCAGCGGCCGGGATCTGAAGCGCTGGGTGGCAGAGCGGCTGAGCCTGGCGGAGGCGGCAGGGCCTGTCGCCCGATCAGGCCCTGGTCCAGCAGGGCGTTGA